The following coding sequences lie in one Spea bombifrons isolate aSpeBom1 chromosome 5, aSpeBom1.2.pri, whole genome shotgun sequence genomic window:
- the CRTAP gene encoding cartilage-associated protein: MVRSRYCFLAVLLCLAGVGAQYERYSFRSYPRDELMPLESAYKYGLDQYSNENWPETVHYLEISLRLYRLLRDSEAFCNLNCSTARMPDNHPVQNERTEGEEGAVQLGRFAGFPELKVFGDLLMRAKCLKRCKQGLPAFRQSQPTRETIDEFHDREPYKFLQYAYFKTNNLPKAIAAAHTFLLVHPEDEMMKRNMAYYKSMPDSEVHIKDLETKSYENLFIRSVRAYNGENWRTSISDMELALPDFFKAFEECIAACEGSREIKDFKDFYPNIADHYIEVLKCKIKCETQLTPVIGGYVVEKFVATMYHYLQFAYYKLNDVKNAAPCVASYLLFDQDDQVMKQNMVYYQYHKEKWGLSDDNFKPRPEAVLYYNITTMQNELYEFAMQHIVDDDEGIVVQYLDELLEENAY, encoded by the exons ATGGTTCGGTCCCGCTATTGCTTTCTTGCCGTCCTTCTGTGCCTAGCTGGGGTGGGCGCTCAGTATGAACGGTACAGTTTTAGGAGTTACCCCCGGGATGAGCTAATGCCTCTTGAGTCTGCTTACAAGTACGGACTGGATCAGTACAGTAATGAGAATTGGCCCGAGACTGTACATTATTTGGAGATCAGTCTGAGGCTTTATCGGTTGTTGAGGGACAGCGAGGCTTTCTGTAACTTGAACTGCAGCACCGCACGTATGCCAGACAACCATCCGGTACAGAACGAGAGAAccgaaggagaagaaggagcgGTCCAGCTTGGACGATTTGCTGGCTTCCCCGAACTGAAGGTGTTTGGCGACCTGCTGATGAGGGCCAAGTGCCTTAAACGTTGTAAGCAGGGGCTTCCAGCTTTCAGACAGTCACAGCCCACTAGAGAGACCATAGATGAATTCCACGACAGGGAGCCATACAAGTTCCTGCAGTATGCTTACTTCAAG acTAATAATCTGCCAAAAGCCATTGCTGCAGCTCATACGTTTCTGCTTGTACACCCAGAGGATGAGATGATGAAGAGAAACATGGCATATTATAAGAGTATGCCTGATTCTGAGGTGCATATCAAAGATTTAGAGACCAAGAGTTATGAG aaCTTGTTTATCAGGTCGGTGAGGGCATATAATGGTGAGAATTGGAGAACCTCTATTTCTGATATGGAGCTGGCACTACCGGACTTTTTCAAGGCATTTGAAGAATGCATTGCTGCTTGTGAAGGATCCCGGGAGATTAAAGATTTTAAAGACTTTTATCCAAACATAGCAG atcACTACATTGAGGTACTGAAATGCAAAATCAAATGTGAAACCCAGCTAACACCTGTCATTGGTGGCTATGTTGTGGAAAAATTTGTGGCAACTATGTATCACTATCTGCAGTTTGCCTATTATAAAC tgaatgatgttaaaaaTGCAGCTCCTTGTGTGGCTAGCTACCTACTCTTTGATCAGGATGACCAGGTGATGAAACAAAACATGGTGTATTATCAGTACCACAAGGAAAAATGGGGATTGTCTGATGATAACTTCAAACCAAGACCG GAGGCAGTTCTCTACTACAACATCACAACCATGCAGAACGAATTGTATGAATTTGCCATGCAACATATTGTTGATGATGACGAG